The following DNA comes from Sebastes umbrosus isolate fSebUmb1 chromosome 8, fSebUmb1.pri, whole genome shotgun sequence.
ATGTCAACGATTATTTTTAATTCTCACACAGGTAAAAAGTCTTTCAAATGTGACACCTGTGAGAAAGCTTTTAAGTATAATTCACTATTGCAGAGACACCTGTTAAATCACACAGGTGAAAAGCCACACCCTTGCAAGACCTGCGGGATCAGATTCTGTGACCTTTCAGTCATGAAAAGGCATATGAGAATCCACACAGATGAGAAGCCGTACgcttgcaaaacatgtgggaaagatttCAGACATAAAAGTACCGTTAACATGCACATGAAAATCCACAGAGGTGAGAAGCTGTACTTGTGCGAGATCTGCGGAAACAAATTCATCAGAGCATCAACATTGAAAATCcacatgagaacacacacaggtgaTAAACCACACCCTTGCAAGACCTGCGGGATCAGATTTCGTACACTTTCAATCATGAAAAGGCATATGTCAATTCACTCAGGTGAAAAACCACACATTTGCATGACCTGCGGGATCAGATTCTGTGACCTTTCAGTCATGAAAGGGCAtatgagaatccacacaggtgagaagccgtacacttgcaaaacatgtgggaaagatttCAGACTTAAAGGTACCTTTAACCGccacatgagaatccacacaggcTAGAAGCCGTACgcttgcaaaacatgtgggaaagatttCAGACATAAAGGTGAATTTAACCTCCACATGACAATCCACACAGGTTAGAAGCCGTACCTTTGCAAGACCTGCGGGATGACATTTAGTTACATGACAGCGCTAAAAACTCATGCTAGAATCCACACAGGGAGAAACCATATTCATGCGAAACGTGCAAAAAGAATCTGTCGGACGTCAACATTGAAGGTCCATATACCGATCCATACACGCGAGATGCTGCACTTTTGCAAGATCTGCGGAAAAAAATTCAGTGACATTTCAGTATTGAAAAGGGATATGAAAATTCACACGGGTGAGATCCCATATACTTGCAAAACATATGGAAAAGATTTCCGATACAATTGTTACTTGATAAGCCACATGAGAATCCATATTCGGGAAGTCCATATGAGAAGATGTGCTCAGTAAACTTTGAAGTACTACGGACACTCATTTggacttttttgggggggtattCTTGAAAATGGACGATAAAGTTGCCATTTACAGTGTAACATGTGACACCAATGAATAACTGTTACGATATTGGGtatgattgttttttgtttacttgtATAATTACTGTACTATCactgttttttcaataaattcagatcACTTTGACTAATCTTTATTGTTCatcttatttattgtttactgCTATTTGTCTGTTATGCTGATGAAAAGCTGCAGCACTGCAGCACAGAGGTTTCTGGTGTAGTCGGACCCATAAAGGCAAGAAGCTGTACGCTTGCAAAATATGTAGGAGAGATTCAGTAAAGAGAATCTAGAACCTAGATTTctacattttacatttccttGTGGAATGAAGCGAGGTAGATGTTCATGTTTTGGCCACCAGTCGCACTTCCACTGTCGGAACGTTAACAGTGTGACACCCAGCAGAAGTAAACAACAGAAGAGCCGGTAGCGTTAGCATTGAATTAAATCAGCTGGAGGACGATGTTTTAGCGCAGATaattatttaaagaggacccagAGCGTCCacagattaaagaggaacaggaggaattCTGCATCgatcaggagggagagcagcttgaACTGAAGCAGGAGACTGAGACCTTTATGTTGACTCCTACTGATGAGGAAAGTGACCACAGTGAAGATCAGACTCTGTACTTTAATCCTGATGACACTGTAAGTGCATCAGAGACAGAGTCTTTGGTCAACATGCCAGTCAGCTCCGCGGTACCAGAATCAAACAGTGACCACAAGCTCCTCTCTCATGTAGCTGAGAGCCAAGATCAGAAAGGAGGCAAGAATGGAGACTCAGGATCAACTAGAAAtgcagaacaaaaaacaaagaatcaACATCCGAAAAGCAGAAGTCAAATTAACAATGTACATAACTTTACCATGTCAAAGATTCAAAGTAATACTCACACAGGTATACAGTTTTTCCAATGTTTCACGTGTGAGAAAGCGTTCAAGTATAAGTCACATTTGCAGAGACACTTGAtaacacacacaggtgaaagTCAATATTCTTGCTTTAAGACTTTAAAATGTGACACATGTGGGAAAGCTTTTAACTATCAGTCATGCTTGGACATGCACCTGAGAAGTCACTCAGGTGAGAAGCCGTATTCTTGCAACACCTGTGGCAAAAGATTCAGTCAGAAATCATCATTGAACACTCATATAAGAATTCATACAGGTGAGAAACCATatacttgcaaaacatgtgggaaagatttCAGACGTAGCGGTGACATGACAGTCCACATGAGAAGATCTCACACTGGTGAGAAGCTGTAACGTTGCAAGATCTGCGggaaaatgtactttaatgtATCTTATTTGGCAAAACATATAAGATCGCATCCAGGCAAATAGCCttgtatttgtaaaatatgtggGAGGCTTCACAGTTTCAGTTATCATGGTTCAAGGTCAAAACCCACAAGAACACACAGAATTGAGGAGCCACATAATTGCAGCACTTGTGGGAAAAGTTTTACTCAAATCACATTCCTGAAAGAACACTTGAGGATCAATATGCTCAGGAGAAACCATCGATCTGAAACTGTTTTAAATAAAGTCGAGAAATCAATATCTTAATGTGAAGTTTGCAGTAAAATCCATATACTTCAAGTCATCTTTGACAGTTTTATATGAAACCTCCTACACATCTTTATAAGAAGTCAGATTTTACATTTGAGAGCAACTGGCATCACTGTTTTATATTACCAGAGAGAAACCCTATCAATGTGAATGTGCCTTTCTTTTTGCTATTTTTATTCACTATTTCACTTTTATGTCTGGCCAAATTTTTGCCATTTTTCCttaataaatgacaaaatgattaattgattaaagtTAGTTTTTGATTAATGCTAACTGATTTCAAAGAATAAAATGCCAACAATTATAAGTGGAACCTCATTTCCACTTTCAGAACTTAACAGTGTAACATCCAGACAAATAAACGTTTAATTAAACAACAATTGTGACAAATTGTGAAAAGTTGCTTGATACAGTGAAATGTACATATTCTAGAAAATGTATACTTGTATTTGAGTACCACCAAGATATAGCAAGATATAAGCGGTACTCAAATATAAGTCTTAGAGGTCTACTTTCTAAAATGTCTACAGTGTCACTAGTCCAGGAAGGTTGGATTATGCAAGTGATATTTAAATTGAGTCAGGTTGCATTGAAATCTTGTTATGGGTCCAGATTCAGATCATTGGTCTGACTGTTAGATGTGGGAAATGTATAGATACATagtaagtataaataaataataataatgacaataaataataataataacaataaatataatggaAAAAGTTGTGCTAAGTAGAAATGAGGGTGCAATGCAATACCAGACCATCTATCATTTATCCAAACTttgaaaagaaagcaaaaaacattattacagCAAAACGACAGCATATAAATTCATagaaatattttgataaattagaaaaaaatacatgaatgtaTGCAGGGCCAACCatggcctctgtgtgtgtacaggagCCTACACATACATGTGTATCCCTACACGCCCTGAACTCTCAGGTGAGAAACCATatacttgcaaaacatgtgggagAGATTTGAAATCTAGCAGTAACTTGAAAGGCCACATGAGGCCGCACACAGATGAACAGCTGCAGCACAGAGGTTTCTGGTGTAGTCGGACCCATAAATGCAAGAATGTATGCAAAGTATTTAGGAGAGATTCAGTAAAGAGAATCTCTCCTAGATTTCTACATCTTTCATTTCCTTGTGAAATGAAGCGAGGTAGATGTACATGTTTTGACCACCAGTCGCACTTCCACAGTCGGAACGTTAACAGTGTGACACCCAGCGGATGTAAACAACAGAAGAGCGGGTAGCGTTAGCATTGAATTCAATTAGCTGGAGGACGATGTTGTAGTCGAAGCGCAGATAATTATTCAACTTTGTAATTAAACAACAATGTCTTCAGTTGAGTATTTAAGAGAGTTTGTCAACGAGCgactaactgctgctgctgaagaaatATTCAGAGCTTTTAATAAAACTATCTTCGAGTACGAGGAAGAGATCGATCGTCAGCGCAAACTGTTGGATATTCTTTGGAAACCTGCAATAAAGTTACACAGGATAGGTGTGTAAAacgtttatttttaaacatataatccaatttttttctctttaccaTCACAGTAGTATCCTCTTCTTATTGTTGTCTTTCCCTCCAGagctcccacagcaacatgtctgtaaggaggaggaggttctcgctgaccagcagctctgtaTTCAGGAGAGGAACTCCAGTCTGGACCAAGAGGACCCAGAGCCTCCacagattaaagaggaacaggaggagctcTGCatcagtcaggagggagagcagcttgaACTGGAGCAGGAGACTGAGACCTTTATGTTGACTCATACTTATGAGGAAAGTGACCACAGTGAAGATCAGACTCTGTACTTTAAACCTGACAAAAGTCAGAgtgcagcagagacagagcTCCCAGTTAGCATGTGTGTCAGTTGGATAAAAGATGAATCTGACTGGGAAGATCCTGAAGTATCAGAATCAAACAATGACCACCAGCTCCTCTCTCACAACTCTCATGTAGCTGAGAGCCAAGATCAGAAAGGAGGCAAGCATGCTAGAAATGCAGAgccagaagaagagaagaataGAAATCACAAAAGCAACACTAACAATGAGTCCCTATTGCAGAGACACAGGATAATCCACACAGTTGAGATACCATatacttgcaaaacatgtggaaaaGATTTCCGACACAATAGTCAGTTGGTATGccacatgagaatccacacagaTGAGAGGCCGTACCTTTGCAAAGTATGCGGGAAAGGGTTTAGTCAGTCATCAGGATTAAGCGCTCATAAAAAAATCCACACGGGTGTGAGGCCACATTTATGCATGACATGCGGGAAAAGATTTAGTCATGCATCGGGATTGAACGCTCATATgagaacccacacaggtgagaagccgtttCTTTGCAAGATCTGCGGGAAAACATTCAGTGAAATGTCAAAATTGAAAAGGCATATGAGAATCCACACGGGTGAAAAGCCGTATGCTTGTCAAACATGTGGGAAATATTTCAGACGTAACGATGAATTGGGTGTCCACATGAGAAGAGCCCACACTGATGAGACGCTGTGTATTTGAATTGGAAAGGTCTTAAAGGGTGCATACAGACAAGTAATTTTCTATTTGAACcaacacatgaatgcagcacttGTGGGAAACGTTTTTCTCTTTGTCAGGTTATGTGACCTGACAAAACAGTCCATAAACAGGACAAACCATCAGCCCCTCTGGTCGAGTGTTCACTCACCTAAATGAATACACTTTTGTAATAGCAACATCTTTGTAATTGTTTATACACAATTTCCCATAAAGAAGAGATCACAAAATCTTACTGTAATGAAGTAGTACATCGTCAACAATCCCATCAAGGTTTGTTAAATCAACCTGTTTTTTCCTTCATAGTACTGCATTACTCATATTTGTGTAGCAACAatatttctttgaaacaatCAAATCTTTGAAACGCCTTTATTACACAATGAGTTTATAGTTCCTTTTAACATTTGAcctgttaaattaaataaatgtaatttaaaaaaatattttcatacaCCACTTCACTTATATGAGTGGATTGTGAACTCTGATGTTGAGGCTGAGAAACCCACTTTCTACTGGTGTCACGTATGTTGTCATCCTGCAAATGTTTTATCTGCAGTATttctatacattttattatttatgtattttgtgattGGTTCAACTTGATAAACTATACTATTACTTGATACTGTAATGTTGTTTGGGGGCTTtcaaggagacacacacacaatgcggATGGTGTGCTACATGGTGCTGTAAATAATTTtgtaaacaattaaaatattttttaaatgccagTTATTCAGACCGATGTTCCCAGCTTGATGGATTGGAGGATTACGTTAACTACAAGCAATAACAATGTAGTGCATGCCATGATTGCCCAAGGAACGTCTGCAATGAAATGCAGTTATTTGATCTCATGTATGTATGTTAATAAAGCTTTGTATGGTGATGATTCAAGAATCCCAGATTCACCCTGAAGTCTAAAGCTATAAGAAAATTCTGTTCATCAAGGCTGCAAATGGATGTGACTGACATCACAAGTAAGAGTTATAGTGAAGAATAGTTCTTTTCACAGTGTTAAGTTATAGCATGCAAGAGgtgttttaatgttgcagctcaCCAGCTGGAGGTTGAATTAAATTATGATTTGGAGGATGATTTAACAGTGTCACATCCAGCGGAAGTAAATAATGTTTTCTGTTaagtgtactgttaagctgtaaaatgagaaagtttgtgaaccggCAGCAGTCATCAGTTGATCAGTTGAGGatataccaagcactgcccaccagccggagcacagccaataggaatgctctctctagatttttttaaagcctgaaaactgagccatgaggaggtgcagaagtctagttttctctcagagcacttgaattacaatatgctgaaaggttactatGGAATTTCtacctaatgatgccaaaaaacattctgcttactgcaggtttaaataatTGGaacacttcttccaccactgtttattttattatttttgttttttatactttattttttccccttttttcgaggttgttttcatatatgcaatatacagttcgtaattacaatagtttataaaccaatttttaagtagatgagcttatagacaaactcattaagcaCACTAGAGAAAACGACTTCAACATTCAgttgaaataaatacaataataaataatatatatacaattcaattgaaataaaattaaaaaaagaaataataataacaataatgataaaaagaaagaatagagttaaaaaaataatacaaaaataagagtaataataaattaaataaataaataagttaatagaaaataaaaaaggggggGAGGGTGTGAAGcgcaaatatatagtaataaaaTTTACATGGgcactgtttattttttaatacgAAATAATTAGACTATCTGCGAAGTCACAAAAATGTTGTCTGTTAGTTAAAAGTAGTAGTttagaaaataataacattttagtcatttccaCGTGGAATGAAGCAAGATAGATGTAGGCTACATGTAGTTGAGATGTAGTAGACTAGTTGAAAGCGGAAAGACACTGTCGGAACTTAACAGTGTGACACCCAGCGGaagtaaacaaacaacacaagcaCTAGTAGCTTTAGCTGCGTGCATTGAATCAGCTGGAAGACGATGTTGTAGTCGTAGTGCAGccaattatttcattttttttaacccgATAACAATGTCTTCAGTTGAGTATTTGAGAGAGTTTGTTAACGAGCGtctaactgctgctgctgaagagatattcagagtttttaaaaacattatctTGGAGTCCGAGGAAGAGATCGATCGTCAACGCAAACTGTTGGACGTCGTTTGGAATCCTGACAGGATAggtgtgtaaaaatgtaattatcttATTAACACAGAACAGAGgaatatatatactaatatatacTGGTACTTATTTGCTTCCCAATGTCCTCCCTAAGGCCTTAAACCTTAAAAAATCcttgagtgtgagaggctgtgAGGGCTTGAAAttggtataaatatgaatgggacagcactttgtAGCAACACATCATGTTACCTTGAAGATGCCAattgtggtattttattttaagtgttttcttccaggctcttgcctttaagagaaaaaataaaaaatcaatttacttgtgtttgtcaaacttcattaaagggactgtttgtaagaatcagaattgcctgttaacagcgacacctgtggccggtgtctccctccggccgcggtcaggaggctgaggcgggaaaagccaacactaggatcagcactgattcatggagagaccttcgtctggtcagctaacattactgccaagcagctgaaatatagagtgatattgtggttttagctgacgtgtgtcacctcactgttttgagcgatgctcgttcatgtctatgtggagcgagcacaagcgcgagcccgacgctgactttcgttgacttaacggccacaggtgtcgctgttaacaagcatttctgattcttactaacagtccctttaaaggaatatttcaccCTTagaatgaccatttgtatatcaattactcatcGCGTGTtacttgaattcttgaagaaaactttgtttttcttgaatgcctccacggtgaagaGAATCCAAAAATGTCCGGAACAGAGTAAATGGAAGccaggtttaacaacagcaaaactatatcaaaaatCAAAAAACTCGTGCAGAATAATCCAAATCTCGTTTATCGCAATACTTCCTGAACACATGCATTTTCGCCAAAATCGTACTTTTTAAAACACTTACTCCACTACCGTCTAAGACATGAATGTCAACTACAACTAGACTGATTGGCGGAGGTATACAACAGTGAGGTGCTAATTCTAGTTTTTGTCTACATCACAAAGGTAATTTATTGCTTTTGTTCTCTTTCCCTCCAGagctcccacagcaacatgtctgtAAGGAGGAGGAGATTCTCGCTGAACAGCAGCTCTGTATTCAGGAGAGGAATTCCAGTCTGGACCAAGAGGACCCAGAGCCTCCacagattaaagaggaacaggaggaactctgcaccagtcaggagggagagcagcttgtACTGAAGCAGGCCTTCATGTTGACTCCTacttatgaggaaaataacaacAGTGACCACCAGCTCCTCTCTCAAAACTATCATGTCGCTAATAGCCAAGATCGGAAAGGAGGCAAGCATGGAGTGTCAGGATCAACTAGAAATGAGAAGCCAAAACCAAAGGCACAAAGCATAAGTCACAATGAGTCAACGTTGCAGAGACACCTGAGCGTCCACACAGATGAGAAGCTGTGTCTTTGCAAGACCTGCGGAAAAAGATTCTGTGCCCAGGCAGCATTGAAAAGGCATATGACaatccacacaggtgagaagccacATACTTGCgaaacatgtgggaaagatttCCGACTTGGCAGTGTCTTGAAAGTCCACATgagaacccacacaggtgagaagccgtgGCTTTGCAAGACCTGCGGGAAAAGATTCAGTGACATTTCAGTATTGAAAAGGCATGTGACAATTCATACAGGTGAGAAGCCACATACTTGCGAAATATGTGGGAAAGATTTCCGACTTAGCAGTGCCTTGAAACTCCACATgagaacccacacaggtgagaagccgtacCTTTGCAAGACCTGTGAGAAAAGATTCAGTGACAATAAAGCATTGGAAAGGCATAAgagaatccacacaggtgagacaaCACATACTTGCGAATTATGTGGGAAAGCTTTCAGACGTGGCAATGCTTTGAAAGTccacatgagaatccacacaggtgaAAAGCCGTATCTTTGCAAGACCTGCGGGGAAAGATTTGGCTACATGTCAGCACTGAAGAATCATATAATAATCCACACAGGTTAAAAACCATATTCGTGCTTGTGAGAAAAGATTCTGTCGGATGCCAGATTTGAAAAAgcacatgagaatccacactGATGAGAAACCGTATACCTGCAAAAAACGTGGGAGCGCTTTCAGACTTAGTGGTGACTTAAGCCCAGACTGGTGACAAGCCATACCTTTGTAAGATCTATGGGAAAAGATTCTTTGGAGTGTTTGAATTGGAAATGCATGCAAGAGTGCATACAGACAAGTAGTTTTCTGTACAgccaaaaaaaagttgaaaaagtatatatataatatttatttat
Coding sequences within:
- the LOC119492645 gene encoding zinc finger protein 699-like, whose protein sequence is MSSVEYLREFVNERLTAAAEEIFRAFNKTIFEYEEEIDRQRKLLDILWKPAIKLHRIELPQQHVCKEEEVLADQQLCIQERNSSLDQEDPEPPQIKEEQEELCISQEGEQLELEQETETFMLTHTYEESDHSEDQTLYFKPDKSQSAAETELPVSMCVSWIKDESDWEDPEVSESNNDHQLLSHNSHVAESQDQKGGKHARNAEPEEEKNRNHKSNTNNESLLQRHRIIHTVEIPYTCKTCGKDFRHNSQLVCHMRIHTDERPYLCKVCGKGFSQSSGLSAHKKIHTGVRPHLCMTCGKRFSHASGLNAHMRTHTGEKPFLCKICGKTFSEMSKLKRHMRIHTGEKPYACQTCGKYFRRNDELGVHMRRAHTDETLCI
- the LOC119492638 gene encoding zinc finger protein 664-like isoform X3, which codes for MSSVEYLREFVNERLTAAAEEIFRVFNKTIFEYEEEIDRQRKLLDVVWKPDIKLNRIELPQQHVCKEEEILAEQQLCIQERNSSLDQEDPEPPQIKEEQEELCTSQEGEQLVLKQAFMLTPTYEENNNSDHQLLSQNYHVANSQDRKGGKHGVSGSTRNEKPKPKAQSISHNESTLQRHLSVHTDEKLCLCKTCGKRFCAQAALKRHMTIHTGEKPHTCETCGKDFRLGSVLKVHMRTHTGEKPWLCKTCGKRFSDISVLKRHVTIHTGEKPHTCEICGKDFRLSSALKLHMRTHTGEKPYLCKTCEKRFSDNKALERHKRIHTGETTHTCELCGKAFRRGNALKVHMRIHTGEKPYLCKTCGERFGYMSALKNHIIIHTG